One genomic region from Streptomyces sp. NBC_00582 encodes:
- a CDS encoding TetR/AcrR family transcriptional regulator has translation MSPRSASVNEELRRRSRERLLQAALELVSERGYEATTLADIADRAGSARGLVSYYFPGKRQLVQSAVHRLMHRTLEEALEREPRTEDGGERMARAIDAILGLAGDRTVLMRQHMAGLLQAEGFVRCPEQQRLAELLRDTAARHGSRDVDRDYPLLRSQLMGAVYALVLPQVPLSRATLRAELFRRYRLDWESGLPPDAEAPDGRCGTDLSRFFATEPPDGDQSK, from the coding sequence ATGTCCCCGCGCAGCGCCTCGGTCAATGAAGAATTGCGGCGGCGTTCGCGGGAACGGCTGTTGCAGGCGGCGCTGGAGCTGGTGAGCGAGCGCGGGTACGAGGCGACGACGCTCGCCGACATCGCCGACCGGGCGGGTTCGGCCCGGGGGCTGGTGTCCTACTACTTCCCCGGCAAGCGGCAGTTGGTGCAGTCGGCGGTGCACCGGCTGATGCACCGCACGCTGGAGGAGGCCCTGGAGCGGGAGCCGCGCACCGAGGACGGCGGGGAGCGGATGGCGCGGGCCATCGACGCGATCCTCGGACTGGCCGGGGACCGTACGGTGCTGATGCGGCAGCACATGGCCGGGCTGCTGCAGGCCGAGGGATTCGTGCGGTGTCCGGAGCAGCAGCGGCTGGCCGAGTTGCTGCGGGACACCGCCGCCCGGCACGGCTCGCGGGACGTCGACCGCGACTACCCGCTGCTGCGCTCCCAGCTCATGGGCGCCGTCTACGCGCTGGTGCTGCCCCAGGTGCCGCTGTCCCGGGCGACGTTGCGCGCCGAGCTGTTCCGACGCTATCGGCTGGACTGGGAGTCGGGCCTCCCGCCGGACGCCGAGGCGCCCGACGGGAGGTGCGGAACGGATCTGTCGCGCTTCTTCGCGACGGAGCCGCCCGACGGAGATCAGTCGAAGTAG
- a CDS encoding M56 family metallopeptidase yields MMVPAVLLLLGALTAVGAPRLLARADWPDREPVVALWAWQCVVAAVLLCCALSMTLSAAAAWQAVRGHVFAPAPRAVVEAYSLGSTGPWAAATAVALACAGLWSGAMLVREVARARAGGRTRRAELRLRAPLLPGEEPETGRLVVLEGERSDAWWLAGAAPRLVVTTAALRRLKGRQLDALLAHEQGHAQARHHWLLHSSSALATGFPQVPVFAAFRDEMHRLVELAADDMASRRFGRLTTALALVELNEDRGVFGPSPTPQAHVPQRVHRLLTPPDRLTAARRLRLTAAASLVPVIPVLVTLVPGLRALG; encoded by the coding sequence ATGATGGTCCCCGCGGTCCTGCTGCTGCTCGGCGCCCTGACCGCTGTCGGCGCACCCCGGCTGCTCGCCCGTGCCGACTGGCCGGACCGCGAACCGGTGGTCGCGCTGTGGGCCTGGCAGTGCGTGGTGGCGGCGGTCCTGCTGTGCTGCGCGCTGTCGATGACGCTGAGCGCGGCGGCGGCCTGGCAGGCGGTGCGCGGTCATGTCTTCGCGCCGGCGCCGCGGGCGGTCGTGGAGGCCTACTCCCTCGGCTCGACCGGCCCGTGGGCGGCGGCCACCGCGGTCGCCCTGGCCTGTGCCGGGCTGTGGAGCGGGGCGATGCTCGTCCGGGAGGTGGCGCGCGCCCGGGCCGGCGGTAGGACGCGGCGCGCCGAACTGCGGTTGCGTGCCCCGCTGTTGCCGGGCGAGGAGCCGGAGACGGGTCGGCTCGTGGTGCTGGAGGGCGAGCGGTCCGACGCGTGGTGGCTGGCGGGGGCGGCACCCCGACTGGTTGTCACCACGGCCGCGTTGCGCCGACTGAAAGGCCGTCAGCTCGATGCCCTGCTCGCGCACGAGCAGGGTCACGCGCAGGCCCGCCACCACTGGCTGCTGCACTCGTCGTCCGCGCTGGCCACCGGGTTTCCGCAGGTGCCGGTGTTCGCGGCGTTCCGCGACGAGATGCACCGGCTGGTGGAACTGGCCGCCGACGACATGGCCTCGCGCCGCTTCGGCCGGCTGACCACCGCGCTCGCCCTGGTCGAGCTCAACGAGGACCGCGGGGTGTTCGGCCCCTCCCCCACCCCGCAGGCGCATGTCCCCCAGCGGGTCCACCGACTGCTCACACCCCCGGACCGGCTCACGGCTGCCCGCCGGCTGCGTCTGACGGCGGCGGCCTCACTGGTCCCGGTGATCCCGGTGCTGGTGACACTGGTGCCGGGGCTACGGGCGCTGGGCTGA
- a CDS encoding DUF5134 domain-containing protein: MHGPTSPGWLLVTLCAATGAYCLLRMRSRVEEQRRAAGGEALMGFGMAVMAVPPAVFTPPSWAWPAYAAVFGAAGLRALWSARADAHHLHHLVGTAAMVYMAVTMALSPPHAHPHGTASGVPLLTGTLLLYFTGYVLLSGVRLLPLTGSAATTGAGGAAVGWSDRPELARACRLSMGIGMLAMLLTM; encoded by the coding sequence GTGCACGGACCGACTTCGCCCGGCTGGCTGCTGGTCACGCTGTGTGCGGCGACCGGGGCCTACTGTCTGCTGCGGATGCGCAGCCGTGTGGAGGAGCAGCGCAGAGCCGCGGGCGGCGAGGCGCTCATGGGGTTCGGGATGGCCGTGATGGCGGTGCCCCCGGCGGTGTTCACCCCGCCGTCGTGGGCCTGGCCGGCGTACGCGGCGGTGTTCGGCGCGGCCGGGCTGCGCGCCCTGTGGTCGGCTCGTGCGGACGCCCATCATCTGCACCACCTGGTGGGGACCGCGGCCATGGTCTACATGGCGGTCACGATGGCCCTCTCCCCGCCCCACGCGCACCCGCACGGCACCGCCTCCGGTGTCCCGCTCCTCACGGGGACACTGCTGCTGTACTTCACCGGATACGTCCTTCTGTCCGGGGTACGGCTGCTGCCGTTGACGGGGTCCGCCGCGACCACGGGCGCCGGTGGAGCCGCCGTCGGCTGGAGCGACCGGCCCGAGCTGGCGCGGGCGTGCCGGCTGTCGATGGGGATCGGGATGCTGGCGATGCTGCTGACCATGTGA
- a CDS encoding HAD family hydrolase, whose translation MAAVLFDFSGTLFRVESTETWLRAVLRGAGAGWPEGEVAATARALEAAGALPGGAAPGRVPEELAGLWGVRDESAAAHRAAYTGLSRQVALPDPRLHDALYDRHMTPAAWAPYPDAVEVLSGLRERGIGVGVVSNIGWDLRPVFREHGLDRFVDTYVLSYEHGVQKPDPRLFATACEALGVDPRAVLMVGDDRRADGGAAALGCAVHFVDHLPAAERPDGLRPVLDLVGRSEGAGNR comes from the coding sequence ATGGCTGCCGTTCTGTTCGACTTCTCCGGGACCCTCTTTCGCGTCGAGTCCACCGAGACCTGGTTGCGTGCCGTGCTGAGGGGCGCCGGGGCCGGGTGGCCGGAGGGGGAGGTGGCCGCCACGGCGCGGGCGCTGGAGGCGGCCGGGGCGTTGCCGGGTGGGGCGGCTCCCGGGCGGGTGCCCGAGGAGCTGGCCGGGCTGTGGGGCGTGCGGGACGAGAGTGCCGCGGCGCATCGGGCCGCGTACACCGGGCTGTCGCGGCAGGTGGCGCTGCCGGATCCGCGGCTGCACGACGCGCTGTACGACCGGCACATGACACCGGCGGCCTGGGCGCCGTACCCCGATGCCGTCGAGGTGCTGAGCGGGCTGCGGGAGCGGGGGATCGGGGTGGGCGTGGTCAGCAACATCGGGTGGGATCTGCGGCCGGTGTTCCGGGAGCACGGGCTGGACCGGTTCGTCGACACGTATGTGCTGTCGTACGAGCACGGGGTGCAGAAGCCGGACCCACGGCTGTTCGCGACGGCCTGCGAGGCGCTCGGGGTCGATCCGCGGGCCGTCCTGATGGTCGGGGACGACCGGCGGGCGGACGGCGGGGCCGCGGCGCTGGGTTGCGCGGTGCACTTCGTGGACCATCTCCCGGCGGCGGAGCGGCCGGACGGGCTGCGGCCGGTCCTGGACCTGGTGGGCCGGAGCGAGGGGGCCGGGAACCGGTAG
- a CDS encoding DUF305 domain-containing protein, producing MPHRRASLTAAAALLVLALAGCDSGAQDTSAVASGPSVIAPGAPGEGNRTLSAQEAAEQRAEDDTPNSADVSYARMMIQHHAQALEMTELVPDRAASADVKRLAQRISAAQGPEIEAMKGWLASYDKAETGDPHDHTVMPGMATEAQLTTLRAAHGEAFDALFLTLMITHHEGAITMATEVKAQGNNLRVEEMADDVVAQQTSEIARMQRMR from the coding sequence GTGCCCCACCGCCGCGCATCCCTCACCGCCGCGGCCGCGCTGCTCGTGCTCGCTCTCGCCGGCTGCGACTCCGGTGCGCAGGACACGTCGGCCGTGGCGAGCGGGCCTTCGGTGATCGCGCCGGGCGCGCCGGGCGAGGGGAACCGGACGCTCTCCGCCCAGGAGGCGGCCGAGCAGCGGGCCGAGGACGACACGCCCAACTCGGCGGACGTGTCGTACGCCCGGATGATGATCCAGCACCACGCCCAGGCCCTGGAGATGACCGAACTCGTCCCGGACCGGGCGGCGTCGGCCGACGTCAAGCGGCTCGCGCAGCGGATCTCGGCCGCGCAGGGACCGGAGATCGAGGCGATGAAGGGCTGGCTCGCGTCCTACGACAAGGCCGAGACCGGCGATCCGCACGACCACACCGTGATGCCGGGCATGGCGACCGAGGCCCAGCTCACGACCTTGCGCGCGGCGCACGGCGAGGCCTTCGACGCCCTGTTCCTCACCTTGATGATCACGCATCACGAGGGCGCGATCACCATGGCCACGGAGGTCAAGGCGCAGGGCAACAACCTGCGCGTCGAGGAGATGGCGGACGACGTGGTGGCCCAGCAGACGAGCGAGATCGCCCGCATGCAACGGATGCGCTGA
- a CDS encoding LVIVD repeat-containing protein, whose translation MTLLNDPRTRRRRLGVTAACTGLLAALLTAVPAAATPDPGDAPTAERGVSRSAQAEAAAAIADGEIPGQDEIVHSDNVEHLTNIPKDALTGTNSDLAFQGKYAFAGNYDGFRVFDISDPKAPKTVSQVLCPGSQNDISVSGDLLFLSTDSSRSDSSCNSTTQPATEKSSWEGMKVFDISDKRNPKYVAAVETACGSHTHTLVPERKNVYIYVSSYSPSATYPDCQPPHDGISVIKVPRKAPETAAVVNFPVLFPGEGPDGGGNPGSPTNPGVSKTTGCHDITVLPEKDLAAGACMGDGILFSIKDPENPKVIDQVQDNVNFAFWHSATFNQKANKVVFTDELGGGGAATCNAAIGPNRGADGIYDIVGKGDKRKLVFRSYYKIPRHQADTENCVAHNGSLIPVKGKDLMVQAWYQGGVSVWDFTDSASPKEIAYFERGPLSTTALSVGGAWSAYYYNGYIYANDITKGFDVLKLSDRRTDPAKRIHLRELNVQTQPDYFD comes from the coding sequence GTGACCCTGTTGAACGATCCCCGAACGCGGCGCAGACGGCTGGGCGTCACCGCCGCCTGTACCGGGCTCCTGGCCGCGCTGCTCACCGCGGTCCCGGCGGCCGCCACCCCGGACCCCGGGGACGCGCCGACCGCGGAGCGCGGGGTGTCCCGCAGCGCCCAGGCCGAGGCCGCCGCGGCGATCGCCGACGGCGAGATACCCGGGCAGGACGAGATCGTCCACTCCGACAACGTCGAACACCTCACCAACATCCCCAAGGACGCGCTGACGGGAACCAATTCGGACCTCGCCTTCCAGGGGAAGTACGCCTTCGCCGGCAACTACGACGGCTTCCGCGTCTTCGACATCAGCGACCCGAAGGCCCCGAAGACCGTCTCCCAGGTGCTCTGCCCCGGCTCGCAGAACGACATCTCCGTCTCCGGCGACCTGCTCTTCCTGTCCACCGACTCCTCGCGCAGCGACAGCAGTTGCAACAGCACCACGCAGCCCGCGACCGAGAAGTCCTCCTGGGAGGGCATGAAGGTCTTCGACATCAGCGACAAGAGGAACCCGAAGTACGTCGCCGCCGTCGAGACCGCCTGCGGCTCGCACACCCACACCCTGGTGCCCGAGCGCAAGAACGTCTACATCTACGTCTCCTCGTACTCGCCGAGCGCCACCTACCCCGACTGCCAGCCCCCGCACGACGGCATCTCCGTCATCAAGGTGCCGCGCAAGGCGCCCGAGACGGCCGCGGTCGTCAACTTCCCCGTCCTCTTCCCGGGCGAGGGCCCGGACGGCGGCGGCAACCCCGGCTCGCCCACCAACCCGGGCGTGTCCAAGACCACCGGCTGCCACGACATCACCGTGCTCCCGGAGAAGGACCTCGCGGCCGGCGCCTGCATGGGCGACGGCATCCTCTTCTCCATCAAGGATCCCGAGAACCCCAAGGTCATCGACCAGGTGCAGGACAACGTGAACTTCGCGTTCTGGCACTCGGCGACCTTCAACCAGAAGGCGAACAAGGTCGTCTTCACCGATGAGCTGGGCGGCGGCGGAGCGGCCACCTGCAACGCGGCGATCGGCCCGAACCGCGGCGCCGACGGCATCTACGACATCGTCGGCAAGGGCGACAAGCGCAAGCTCGTCTTCCGCAGCTACTACAAGATCCCCCGCCACCAGGCGGACACCGAGAACTGCGTGGCCCACAACGGCTCGCTGATCCCCGTCAAGGGCAAGGACCTCATGGTCCAGGCCTGGTACCAGGGCGGCGTCTCGGTCTGGGACTTCACCGACTCCGCCAGTCCGAAGGAGATCGCCTACTTCGAGCGCGGCCCGCTGAGCACGACCGCGCTGTCGGTCGGCGGCGCGTGGTCGGCGTACTACTACAACGGCTACATCTACGCGAACGACATCACCAAGGGCTTCGACGTGCTCAAGCTCAGCGACCGCCGCACGGATCCGGCCAAGCGGATCCATCTGCGGGAGCTCAACGTCCAGACGCAGCCGGACTACTTCGACTGA
- a CDS encoding VOC family protein → MKLDAPVPGGPCWAELGTSDPEAAKRFYAELFGWRAETDPRQEAGGYTVAHLGEAAVAALTPLYQKAQPCAWNVSFAVTDADVSARLVTEAGGKVLVGPMDIFDVGRFVVALDPGGAAFQLWQARSFPGAGLFNAPGSLGWVELLTRDPDRAETFYTTVFGWTVSSSENYMRWGVGGADFGGMIRMDETFPDEVPPHWLPYFAVADVDASTATATGAGGSALTEPTSVPHGPRIAVLRDPQGAAFGVYRAGDER, encoded by the coding sequence ATGAAGCTCGACGCGCCCGTGCCCGGCGGGCCCTGCTGGGCCGAGCTGGGGACCAGTGATCCGGAGGCGGCGAAGCGGTTCTACGCCGAGCTGTTCGGCTGGCGCGCGGAGACCGATCCCCGGCAGGAGGCGGGCGGCTACACCGTCGCCCACCTCGGCGAGGCGGCCGTCGCCGCGCTGACCCCCCTCTACCAGAAGGCGCAGCCGTGCGCCTGGAACGTGTCGTTCGCGGTGACCGACGCCGATGTCAGCGCACGGCTGGTCACCGAGGCCGGCGGCAAGGTGCTGGTCGGCCCCATGGACATCTTCGACGTGGGCCGTTTCGTGGTCGCCCTCGATCCGGGCGGGGCCGCGTTCCAGCTCTGGCAGGCGCGGAGCTTTCCCGGAGCGGGGCTGTTCAACGCGCCCGGCTCGCTCGGCTGGGTGGAACTGCTGACCCGCGATCCGGACCGGGCGGAGACCTTCTACACGACGGTCTTCGGCTGGACCGTGAGCTCGTCGGAGAACTACATGCGGTGGGGCGTCGGAGGCGCCGACTTCGGCGGCATGATCAGGATGGACGAGACGTTCCCGGACGAGGTGCCCCCGCACTGGCTGCCGTACTTCGCGGTGGCCGACGTGGACGCCTCCACCGCCACCGCGACCGGGGCCGGCGGCAGCGCGCTGACGGAGCCCACCTCCGTGCCCCACGGCCCGCGGATCGCCGTGTTGCGGGATCCGCAGGGCGCGGCGTTCGGGGTGTACCGGGCGGGCGACGAGAGGTGA
- a CDS encoding VOC family protein, producing MVHVLSSRVLLRPTDPERSRSFYGEQLGLAVYREFGTGPERGVVYFLGGGFLELSGRALTAPDPAVRLWLQVADVTAAYEELRAKGVAVVRPPVKEPWGLVEMWIEDPDGTPIVVVEVPADHPIRYRPGM from the coding sequence ATGGTGCACGTACTCAGCAGCAGGGTCCTTCTCCGTCCCACCGACCCCGAGCGCTCGCGCTCCTTCTACGGCGAGCAGCTCGGACTCGCGGTCTACCGCGAGTTCGGTACGGGGCCGGAGCGCGGGGTCGTCTACTTCCTCGGCGGCGGTTTCCTGGAACTCTCCGGGCGGGCGCTGACGGCGCCGGATCCCGCCGTACGGCTGTGGTTGCAGGTCGCGGACGTGACGGCGGCGTACGAGGAGCTGCGGGCGAAGGGGGTCGCCGTCGTGCGGCCGCCGGTGAAGGAGCCGTGGGGGCTGGTGGAGATGTGGATCGAGGATCCGGACGGGACGCCGATCGTGGTCGTGGAGGTGCCGGCGGATCATCCGATCAGGTATCGGCCGGGGATGTGA
- a CDS encoding phosphatase PAP2 family protein, with protein MHTRSVDSPPRPPAPGTARRLAVPLGLCSVVLLVLVVTKWHPLMSVDGGISRTTHRWALADPDVTQACRILTDWVWDPLTMRLLGAAVAVWLVWRYAAWWTAGWLVVTSAVGTLLQQGLKAAVDRNRPVWPDPVDSAHYQAYPSGHALTATVVLGLLLWLLHRHGVSRQLWCTAVTVVVVSVIGVGVTRVWLGVHWPSDVLGGWLLGALLVTSAITAHHRWHP; from the coding sequence ATGCACACCCGGTCCGTCGACTCCCCGCCCCGACCGCCCGCCCCGGGCACGGCCCGCCGACTCGCCGTGCCCCTCGGACTGTGCTCGGTCGTCCTGCTCGTCCTGGTGGTGACCAAGTGGCACCCCCTGATGTCCGTCGACGGCGGCATCTCCCGCACGACGCACCGCTGGGCCCTGGCCGACCCGGACGTCACCCAGGCCTGCCGGATCCTCACGGACTGGGTGTGGGATCCGCTGACCATGCGCCTGCTGGGGGCGGCGGTGGCGGTGTGGCTGGTGTGGCGGTACGCCGCATGGTGGACGGCGGGCTGGCTGGTGGTCACGTCGGCCGTGGGCACGCTGCTCCAGCAGGGCCTGAAGGCCGCGGTCGACCGGAACCGCCCGGTCTGGCCCGACCCCGTGGACTCCGCCCACTACCAGGCGTATCCCTCGGGCCACGCCCTGACCGCCACCGTGGTCCTGGGCCTCCTCCTCTGGCTCCTGCACCGCCATGGAGTGAGCCGCCAGCTGTGGTGTACGGCGGTGACGGTGGTGGTCGTCTCCGTGATCGGCGTGGGCGTGACGCGGGTCTGGCTGGGCGTCCACTGGCCCTCGGACGTCCTCGGCGGCTGGCTCCTCGGCGCCCTGCTGGTGACCTCGGCCATCACGGCCCACCACCGCTGGCACCCGTGA
- a CDS encoding DUF6214 family protein: protein MSVWPAWEVRETGDPAVTWFDVRLAFADGAAVDLLAVVSGECVSIEDVRARPPLSLVDLADLADWIEGPLFDRCAGGAGAETGEAATRPGGSRRARPAWPRGREGCRLVAEEYRAAQREGADPVLAVMCATGHSRRRSLRLIAQARDAGYLTPRHAKR, encoded by the coding sequence GTGTCCGTGTGGCCGGCGTGGGAGGTGCGGGAGACCGGCGACCCCGCCGTGACCTGGTTCGACGTCCGGCTCGCCTTCGCCGACGGGGCCGCTGTGGACCTGCTGGCCGTGGTGTCCGGGGAATGCGTCTCCATCGAGGACGTCCGCGCCCGGCCACCCCTGTCCCTCGTCGACCTGGCGGACCTCGCGGACTGGATCGAGGGCCCGCTCTTCGACCGGTGCGCCGGCGGCGCCGGGGCGGAGACCGGGGAGGCCGCCACCCGGCCGGGCGGATCCCGGCGCGCCCGCCCGGCCTGGCCGCGCGGGCGCGAGGGGTGCCGGCTGGTCGCCGAGGAGTACCGCGCGGCCCAACGCGAGGGCGCGGACCCCGTGCTCGCGGTGATGTGCGCGACCGGCCACAGCCGGCGCCGGTCGCTCCGGCTGATCGCCCAGGCGCGGGACGCGGGATACCTGACACCACGTCACGCCAAGCGGTGA
- a CDS encoding MarR family winged helix-turn-helix transcriptional regulator, giving the protein MTGTRGPAAAGDGARGDTVAAVVGQWQAVRPDLDTGPMEIIGRVNRCAALLQQAEDAPLRRAGLSRPEFDLLGALRRTGHELTPGDLVRETFSSGAAVTKRLKQLTERGLVERRGDTRDRRVAHLRLTDAGRDLVDSVLPEQLAYERAVLSPLDGDRQGELAELLGELLSRLEGHMRPLGA; this is encoded by the coding sequence ATGACGGGGACGCGGGGACCAGCGGCGGCCGGAGACGGGGCGAGGGGGGACACCGTCGCGGCGGTGGTGGGGCAGTGGCAGGCCGTACGGCCCGACCTGGACACCGGGCCCATGGAGATCATCGGCCGCGTCAACCGCTGCGCCGCCCTGCTCCAGCAGGCCGAGGACGCGCCCCTGCGCCGGGCGGGCCTGAGCCGCCCGGAGTTCGACCTGCTCGGCGCGCTGCGCCGCACCGGCCATGAACTGACCCCCGGCGACCTGGTCCGGGAGACCTTCTCCTCCGGAGCCGCCGTCACCAAGCGCCTCAAGCAGCTCACCGAACGCGGCCTGGTGGAACGCCGGGGCGACACCCGCGACCGCCGCGTCGCCCACCTCCGCCTCACCGACGCCGGCCGTGACCTGGTCGACTCCGTCCTCCCGGAGCAACTCGCCTACGAGCGGGCCGTGCTGTCCCCCCTGGACGGCGACCGTCAGGGCGAACTCGCTGAACTTCTCGGCGAGTTGCTGAGCCGTCTGGAAGGCCACATGCGGCCGCTCGGAGCCTGA
- a CDS encoding GNAT family N-acetyltransferase, which yields MDTAATPLSFRDATDADVHELVALVESAYRGESSRAGWTTEADILQGQRTDPEGVLEIIGSADGRVLTVERDGRIVACCQLEHRGDHAYFGMFAVSPTAQGGGLGRTVLAEAERQAREVWGATEMHMTVISVRDDLIAWYERRGYRRTGRMTPFPYGDERFGVPQRDDLQFELLVKALA from the coding sequence ATGGACACCGCCGCCACCCCCCTCAGCTTCCGTGACGCCACCGACGCCGATGTGCACGAGCTGGTCGCGCTGGTCGAGTCGGCCTACCGCGGGGAGTCCAGCAGGGCCGGCTGGACCACGGAGGCGGACATCCTCCAGGGGCAGCGGACCGACCCCGAGGGCGTGCTGGAGATCATCGGGTCGGCCGACGGCCGGGTGCTCACGGTCGAGCGCGACGGCCGGATCGTCGCCTGCTGCCAGCTCGAACACCGCGGCGACCACGCCTACTTCGGCATGTTCGCGGTCAGTCCCACGGCCCAGGGCGGCGGCCTCGGCCGGACGGTCCTCGCCGAGGCGGAGCGCCAGGCCCGGGAGGTCTGGGGCGCCACCGAGATGCACATGACGGTGATCTCCGTACGCGACGACCTGATCGCCTGGTACGAGCGGCGCGGCTACCGCCGTACCGGACGCATGACGCCCTTCCCCTACGGCGACGAGCGCTTCGGCGTCCCGCAGCGCGACGACCTGCAGTTCGAGCTGCTGGTCAAGGCGCTCGCCTGA
- a CDS encoding FUSC family protein: MSVPASRLPLAGVLRLGRPSDIWFKPALSVVAAVAPPNLILLALGRLDLAVYTMAGSLCALYAHNRPYAARARVLALVVLGMTGGLAVALLAAGLTADPVVLVTVGALLAAAQKALCDATRLGPPANVVLTFVSSAALFTPQTLDRIPGHLGLALAAGGWAWLIGMAPGLVRPHGPERRATAHALRTAAAYVTARRTATRGPVPPGPVESRALATAAAAVHAAWQTLLAARTPERRKDTHRALERLLIRAETALAAPADTDPEPLRTWAHALRGTGPVPRPDDLLDDDELLGIDAGTATPPPPWRHRLGPLAPIAARTALGCALAGYASLALGVGRPYWALVTAASLYQANLTLTWNRAVQRVVGNLVGVLAFAALVPLAHLHQAALVLVCLALHFGAEALIGRNYWLGGVCVTPMALLITEFAHYQDAGPLITERLVDTLVGAAVGFVAAVAVTDRRCGDRLERALTTVSEAREHAARLVAQPQRAPAAALESARRSLAAALVDLRATADTASGEWWRRALPEERVVAAERSGHRTLAATVRHQGLLLGRDATTEAEGVRR; encoded by the coding sequence ATGAGCGTGCCCGCCTCCCGCCTCCCGCTGGCCGGCGTCCTGCGCCTCGGCCGTCCCTCCGACATCTGGTTCAAGCCCGCCCTCAGCGTCGTCGCCGCGGTCGCCCCGCCGAACCTGATCCTGCTGGCCCTCGGCCGGCTCGACCTGGCGGTGTACACGATGGCCGGTTCCCTGTGCGCCCTGTACGCCCACAACCGCCCCTACGCCGCCCGCGCCCGGGTGCTCGCCCTGGTGGTCCTGGGCATGACCGGCGGGCTGGCAGTGGCGCTCCTCGCCGCCGGGCTCACCGCGGATCCGGTCGTCCTGGTCACCGTGGGCGCGCTCCTGGCGGCCGCCCAGAAGGCGCTCTGCGACGCGACCCGCCTCGGGCCGCCCGCCAACGTCGTCCTCACCTTCGTCAGCTCCGCCGCGCTGTTCACCCCCCAGACCCTCGACCGGATCCCCGGCCATCTGGGCCTGGCGCTGGCCGCGGGCGGCTGGGCCTGGCTGATCGGCATGGCCCCGGGACTCGTACGCCCCCACGGCCCGGAGCGCCGGGCCACCGCCCACGCCCTGCGCACGGCCGCCGCGTACGTCACCGCACGCAGGACGGCGACGCGCGGGCCGGTGCCGCCCGGCCCCGTCGAAAGCCGTGCCCTAGCCACCGCGGCCGCCGCCGTCCACGCGGCATGGCAGACCCTCCTCGCGGCCCGCACCCCCGAACGCCGCAAGGACACCCACCGTGCCCTGGAACGGCTCCTGATCCGCGCCGAGACCGCCCTCGCCGCCCCCGCCGACACCGACCCCGAACCGCTGCGCACCTGGGCCCACGCCCTGCGCGGCACCGGCCCCGTCCCGCGCCCCGACGACCTCCTGGACGACGACGAACTCCTCGGCATCGACGCCGGGACGGCCACCCCACCCCCACCGTGGCGGCACAGGCTCGGCCCGCTCGCGCCGATCGCCGCCCGCACCGCCCTCGGCTGCGCCCTCGCCGGATACGCCTCGCTCGCCCTCGGAGTCGGCCGCCCCTACTGGGCCCTGGTCACCGCCGCCTCCCTCTACCAGGCGAACCTCACCCTCACCTGGAACCGCGCCGTGCAGCGCGTGGTCGGCAACCTCGTCGGGGTCCTCGCCTTCGCCGCGCTCGTCCCCCTCGCCCATCTCCACCAGGCGGCCCTGGTCCTCGTCTGCCTCGCCCTCCACTTCGGCGCGGAGGCGTTGATCGGCCGCAACTACTGGCTCGGCGGCGTCTGCGTCACCCCGATGGCCCTGCTGATCACCGAGTTCGCCCACTACCAGGACGCGGGCCCGCTCATCACCGAGCGCCTGGTGGACACCCTGGTCGGCGCGGCCGTCGGCTTCGTCGCCGCGGTCGCCGTCACCGACCGCCGCTGCGGCGACCGTCTGGAGCGCGCCCTGACCACCGTGTCGGAGGCGCGCGAGCACGCCGCCCGCCTGGTGGCACAGCCGCAGCGCGCGCCCGCCGCAGCCCTGGAGTCCGCCCGCCGTTCCCTCGCCGCCGCCCTGGTGGACCTGCGGGCCACCGCCGACACCGCGTCCGGCGAGTGGTGGCGGCGCGCCCTGCCCGAGGAGCGGGTCGTGGCGGCCGAGCGGTCCGGACACCGTACGCTCGCCGCGACGGTACGGCACCAGGGGCTGCTCCTGGGCCGGGACGCGACCACGGAAGCGGAGGGCGTACGGCGATGA